GAAGATCTGCGTCGAGGAAGGCTGGCGACACGGTCCTGCCGTGGACATCGGCCGACGCTGGGAGCCCGCCGCGGTGGGTTCCACCCTGCGGGACCTGCTCGCGAAGGCCGAATCGCCCGAGCCCGTCTATGGCGCCTGAGCCTGGAGGACCTCGCCTCATGACCGGAAACGCAGATGAGTGGATCGGGCACGAGCTCGGTAAGCACACGATCTCCTACGACGAGCGGGACGCGATCCTCTACGCCCTGGCTGTCGGCGCAGGCGCCGACGACCTCGACCTGGTCTTCGAGGACCGGCTGCGGGTGCTGCCCACATTCGCGCTCACGCTGGCGCAGTGGGCGCCCGACACGCTGGGATCGGCCGGTGCCTTCGACACCTCCACCGCGGTCCACGGCTCCCAGCGGCTGCAGGTTCTGGCGCCACTGCCCAGGTCGGGTTCGTTCGACACCGTGGCCTCGGTGCCCCACGTCTGGGACAAGGGCAGGGCGGCGATCTTCGAGGTGGCCGTGGAAAGCGACTACTTCGTGGCCACGTGGTCGATCTTCGCGCCGGGCTGCGGCGGTTTCGGAGGCGACCGCGGTCCGTCCACACCGGAGCGTGGCGAGGAGGTCGCCGACCGTTCGCTGCAGGTGCCGACCTTCCCCACCCAGGCGGCGTTGTACCGGCTGCTGGGGGACCGGCACCACATGCACATCGACCCCGATGCGGCGCAGGCAGCCGGCCAGCCCGGGCCGTTCCTGCACGGGTTGTGCTCGTTGGCGTCGGTGACCCTGCCGCTGGCCGCGGAGCTGGGTGCCCACCCCGCGGACCTGACCACTCTGGAGGGACGCTTCGCTGCTCCGGTCTTTCCCGGCGATGTTCTCGACGTCTCCGTGCAGCCCCGCGATTCCTCGGCGCGGTTCGAGGTGACGGCAGACGGTCGTCCGGCCATCACCGGTGGATCCGCCGCCTTCGGCTGATCACCCTGCCCGGATCACGATGTCGTCGCGACCCGTCCCGACCGCCTCGGCATCGTCCGGTGGCCGCATCCGCTGTACTGGCGCGATCAGCGGGGAGACGCGTCCCTGGTGACGACGTACCGGGCAGGTACCTCGCCGCCGCCGTGCACCGGGAGGTCGGCGCCGGTGACGTAGGAAGCCAGGTCGCCGGCCAGGTACAGGCACGCGCGGGCGACGTCGGCGGGGTCGGCCATCCGCTGCATCGGGATGAGCCGGCTCACCCCCGCACCGCCGTCCTCGCCGTAACCCGCAGCCGCTGCCTCGGTGAGAATCAGCCCGGTGGTGATGTGGTTGACCCGTACCTTGGGCGCCCACTCGAGCGCCAGCGCCTTGGTCAGCATCAGCAGGCCGGACTTGGCCGCGGAGTACGCCGCGGTGCCCGGTTGCGGGTCGTGCGCGGAAACGCTGCCGATGTTGACGATCGCCCCACCGGTGTCCTGGTCCTGCATCACCCGGTTGGCGGCCTGCGCGACGTAGAACGGTGCGAGCAGGTTCAGCGCCACGATCTTGTCGACGAACCGGGTGGACACGGTCGCGGCGTCGGCATCGGGAGACCCGCCTGCGTTGTTCACGCACACGTCGATCCGGCCGAACCGTTCCACGGCCTGCTCCACCAGCGCCTTGCACTGGTCGGCATCGCGCACGTCGGTGTCCACGAAATGCGCGGTGCGGCCCTCGGCAGTCGGGAGCTGTTCGGGCCGGTTGCGTCCGCACACCACCACATCGGCGCCTGCGGTCAGGAACGTCTGCGCGATGGTGTGACCGATGCCCTTGGTACCGCCGGTGACCAGGGCGGTCCTGCCGGTGAAGTCGAACGAGGCCTCCGCCACGTCGTCGCCCCTCTCTGTCGTGGTATCGCGCCCGAGGCTAGGGGTGTCGGATCCGGGCCGCGGGGCGAGTACCGGTCACCGGGACGCGGACCCGTGCCGTTCGCCGAATCCCGGTGAGCAGGATTGCCACCGTTGCACCGATCGGTCGGGGCTAGCGTCGCAGTCGCTCGTTCGTCGATGGCAGGGAGGCTGTGCTGGTGAACCGGTTCGACGGAGTGTCCGTACTGCTCACAGGGGCGGCTTCGGGTATCGGAAGGGCGACCGTGCACAGGCTTGTGGCCGAGGGAGCCGCGGTTTTCGCGGTGGATCGCGCAGCGGACGGACTGGCCGCTATGGCCGAGTCGGCGACCGGCGCGGGGCGGTGCGTGCCGCATGTCGCCGACATCTCCGACGAGGCCATGGTGATCGAGGCCGTGCAGGCCGCCGTCACCGAGCTCGCCGGGATAGAGGTCGTGATCAATGTCGCGGGTATCCACCGGACAACACCGATCGACACGCTCACCGTCGAGGACCTGAATCGGCTGTTCTCGGTCAACCTCGTCGGTACGGCGCTGGTTTGCCGCGAGGCCTCGGCACACCTGCCCGACCGGACGGGCGTCATCGTCAATGTCGCGTCGGCTGCGGCCACGCAGGGAAAC
This Haloactinomyces albus DNA region includes the following protein-coding sequences:
- a CDS encoding MaoC/PaaZ C-terminal domain-containing protein produces the protein MTGNADEWIGHELGKHTISYDERDAILYALAVGAGADDLDLVFEDRLRVLPTFALTLAQWAPDTLGSAGAFDTSTAVHGSQRLQVLAPLPRSGSFDTVASVPHVWDKGRAAIFEVAVESDYFVATWSIFAPGCGGFGGDRGPSTPERGEEVADRSLQVPTFPTQAALYRLLGDRHHMHIDPDAAQAAGQPGPFLHGLCSLASVTLPLAAELGAHPADLTTLEGRFAAPVFPGDVLDVSVQPRDSSARFEVTADGRPAITGGSAAFG
- a CDS encoding SDR family oxidoreductase; this encodes MAEASFDFTGRTALVTGGTKGIGHTIAQTFLTAGADVVVCGRNRPEQLPTAEGRTAHFVDTDVRDADQCKALVEQAVERFGRIDVCVNNAGGSPDADAATVSTRFVDKIVALNLLAPFYVAQAANRVMQDQDTGGAIVNIGSVSAHDPQPGTAAYSAAKSGLLMLTKALALEWAPKVRVNHITTGLILTEAAAAGYGEDGGAGVSRLIPMQRMADPADVARACLYLAGDLASYVTGADLPVHGGGEVPARYVVTRDASPR
- a CDS encoding SDR family NAD(P)-dependent oxidoreductase, giving the protein MNRFDGVSVLLTGAASGIGRATVHRLVAEGAAVFAVDRAADGLAAMAESATGAGRCVPHVADISDEAMVIEAVQAAVTELAGIEVVINVAGIHRTTPIDTLTVEDLNRLFSVNLVGTALVCREASAHLPDRTGVIVNVASAAATQGNPYMTAYAASKGAVLAFSLSLAAEVAGRGIRVVPVSPGTVDTPLTSSSVLPAGRDVSYFARIRSLLGSATPEQVASTIAFAASADGGYVTGAEIRVDGGSGA